The following proteins are co-located in the Triplophysa dalaica isolate WHDGS20190420 chromosome 2, ASM1584641v1, whole genome shotgun sequence genome:
- the zmp:0000001069 gene encoding neuropeptide FF receptor 1: MINWELCLMLSMNLTSGPTMNLTPDQPPTQLFNLPGPLDLQNKSRPDLPSQARLFNNTFFFQDNAALEWELFLTIREPGTIILTFLYSVSFLVGFAGNVMSLKVLLGQRGSVRLSGASATRCLLINLAVCDLAVVCVCMPVTLGHRIYTPWVYGDFLCRAVPFTQAVSVSASVLSITVISVSRFYAVHSPLQSRAYFTRRRILVSVTAVWLISSVICMPVAIVTRRDEVALIEGLAIILPVCGEVWPQPRLRQAYNVLLFSALYCLPVAFNLTLAFLTCRRLRSTNAEGRFTELDPRSQALHETRLQGRRQIARMVAALVLLFALSWLPMYVADIWLDLELNHPPHWLLQARPFAQWMGLTNSSLNPFCYCFIGDLHRSAKALRLRFSGPSPAAALALASLPKIFNLQNDKKTADAANNSNSCGEDAETLGLSMWWTQSSACESISHWND; this comes from the coding sequence ATGATCAACTGGGAGTTGTGCTTGATGCTCTCGATGAACTTGACATCTGGCCCCACTATGAATCTGACCCCAGATCAGCCACCGACCCAGCTCTTCAACCTTCCAGGTCCACTGGACCTTCAAAACAAAAGCAGACCGGACCTTCCATCTCAAGCCAGACTCTTCAACAACACCTTTTTCTTCCAGGATAACGCGGCATTAGAATGGGAGCTGTTTTTGACCATTCGAGAGCCTGGCACTATTATCTTGACCTTCTTGTACTCGGTTTCCTTTCTCGTGGGCTTCGCCGGAAACGTCATGTCTCTTAAAGTCCTCTTAGGACAACGTGGGAGTGTGCGTCTGTCAGGTGCGAGCGCCACCCGCTGTCTGCTGATCAACTTAGCGGTGTGCGACCTGGCAGTAGTTTGCGTGTGCATGCCCGTCACATTGGGCCACCGAATATACACGCCGTGGGTGTACGGGGACTTTTTGTGTCGTGCCGTACCTTTCACGCAAGCCGTGTCTGTTTCTGCCAGCGTCCTGAGCATCACAGTCATAAGCGTTAGCCGGTTCTACGCGGTCCACTCTCCGCTACAGTCCCGCGCATACTTCACCCGTCGACGCATCCTCGTCTCGGTCACCGCCGTGTGGCTGATCTCCTCCGTGATCTGCATGCCGGTTGCCATAGTTACCCGACGCGATGAAGTCGCTTTGATTGAAGGGCTGGCCATCATCCTGCCCGTCTGCGGAGAGGTATGGCCACAGCCACGCCTGCGTCAGGCGTACAACGTCCTGCTGTTCAGCGCCCTCTACTGCCTACCTGTGGCGTTTAACCTCACCTTGGCCTTCCTCACGTGTCGCCGGTTGCGGAGCACCAACGCGGAAGGTCGGTTCACAGAGCTGGACCCGCGCTCTCAGGCGCTTCACGAAACAAGACTGCAAGGGCGCAGGCAAATTGCCCGCATGGTTGCGGCCCTCGTGCTGCTCTTCGCTCTGTCCTGGTTGCCCATGTACGTTGCCGACATCTGGTTGGATCTTGAACTAAACCATCCGCCCCACTGGCTCCTTCAAGCCAGGCCTTTTGCGCAGTGGATGGGCCTCACCAACTCTTCTCTCAACCCCTTTTGCTACTGCTTCATTGGAGACCTCCACCGGTCAGCCAAAGCTTTGCGTCTGCGATTCAGCGGCCCATCCCCTGCCGCAGCGCTGGCGCTGGCCTCGCTTCCTAAAATCTTCAACTTGCAGAACGATAAGAAAACGGCGGATGCCGCGAACAACTCTAACTCTTGTGGGGAGGATGCTGAGACTCTGGGTCTGTCCATGTGGTGGACGCAATCAAGCGCGTGTGAGTCGATCTCACATTGGAATGACTGA